The Serratia rhizosphaerae genome has a segment encoding these proteins:
- a CDS encoding Zn-dependent oxidoreductase — MKSVVIEQPGQLTIAQRPLPEPTADEVRVKVKLAGICGSDVHIYHGHNPFARYPRVIGHEFCGVIDAVGANVDAARLGERVAVDPVVSCGHCYPCSVGRPNVCHQLQVIGVHRDGGFSDFSCVPAANAYRIPDALSDRQAAMVEPFTIAANITAHLQPTARDVALIYGAGPMGLTAIQVLKGVYGVRQVIVADRIAARLEMAFANGADEVVNNQQTSLPEALAQRDIRPTLIIDAACHPDILPQAIQLASPAARIGIMGFSAEPCVINQQSITSKELSIFSSRLNSARFPQVIDWMAEGLIAPERLITHSVAADDVEAALHLFEHDRQTCCKVLLQFG, encoded by the coding sequence ATGAAAAGCGTAGTGATTGAACAGCCGGGCCAGCTGACGATAGCCCAACGCCCGCTGCCGGAACCCACCGCCGACGAAGTGCGGGTCAAGGTCAAACTCGCCGGCATCTGTGGTTCCGACGTGCATATCTACCACGGCCATAACCCGTTCGCCCGCTATCCGCGGGTGATCGGCCACGAGTTCTGCGGCGTGATTGACGCCGTCGGCGCAAACGTCGACGCCGCCCGGCTCGGCGAGCGCGTGGCCGTCGACCCGGTGGTCAGCTGCGGCCACTGCTACCCCTGCTCGGTCGGCCGACCGAACGTCTGCCACCAGCTGCAGGTGATCGGCGTCCACCGCGACGGCGGCTTCAGCGATTTTAGCTGCGTGCCGGCCGCCAACGCCTACCGCATCCCCGATGCGCTCAGCGATCGGCAGGCGGCAATGGTGGAGCCGTTCACCATCGCCGCCAATATCACCGCCCACCTGCAGCCGACCGCACGCGACGTGGCGCTGATCTACGGCGCGGGGCCGATGGGGCTGACGGCGATCCAGGTGCTGAAAGGCGTGTACGGCGTACGGCAGGTGATCGTCGCCGACCGTATCGCCGCGCGGCTGGAAATGGCGTTCGCCAACGGCGCCGATGAGGTGGTCAATAACCAGCAGACGTCGCTGCCGGAAGCGCTGGCGCAGCGCGATATCCGCCCGACGCTGATTATCGACGCCGCCTGCCACCCCGATATTCTGCCGCAGGCCATTCAGCTGGCATCGCCGGCGGCGCGCATCGGCATCATGGGCTTTTCCGCCGAGCCGTGCGTGATCAACCAACAGAGCATCACCAGTAAGGAGCTGTCGATTTTCTCCTCACGCCTCAACAGCGCCCGCTTCCCTCAGGTGATTGACTGGATGGCCGAGGGACTGATCGCACCGGAACGGCTGATTACCCACAGCGTGGCGGCGGACGACGTTGAAGCGGCGCTGCATCTGTTTGAACACGATCGCCAGACCTGCTGCAAGGTACTGCTGCAGTTCGGCTGA
- the yegS gene encoding lipid kinase YegS yields MGQHAPTLLIINGKGAGDELVRAAVQKLRAAGDILHVRVTWEGGDAARYVEEAQQLGVGTLIAGGGDGTINEVAAALALIPAEQRPVLGILPLGTANDFATACNIPLVPEQALNLAIKGRAVPIDLACVNGERYFINMATGGFGTRITTETPERLKAALGGVSYFIHGLLRMESLKADRCEIRGPDFAWRGEALVIGIGNGKQAGGGQQLCPDALINDGLLQLRLLIAGELLPALVASLFNEDDNKNIVSAALPWLEIDAPHEMTFNLDGEPLKGKHFRIEVLPNAILCRLPPNCQLLG; encoded by the coding sequence ATGGGTCAACACGCGCCAACATTACTTATCATTAACGGTAAAGGCGCCGGCGATGAGCTGGTGCGCGCTGCGGTGCAAAAGCTGCGGGCGGCCGGCGACATTCTGCACGTGCGCGTTACCTGGGAGGGCGGCGATGCCGCCCGCTACGTAGAAGAAGCGCAGCAGCTCGGCGTCGGCACGCTGATCGCCGGCGGCGGCGACGGCACCATCAACGAAGTGGCCGCCGCGCTGGCGCTGATACCGGCCGAGCAGCGCCCGGTGCTGGGCATCCTGCCGCTCGGCACCGCCAACGACTTTGCCACCGCCTGTAATATTCCGCTGGTGCCGGAACAGGCGCTGAATCTGGCGATTAAAGGCCGTGCGGTGCCGATCGACCTGGCCTGCGTCAACGGTGAACGCTACTTTATCAATATGGCCACCGGCGGCTTCGGCACGCGTATCACCACCGAAACGCCGGAAAGGCTCAAGGCGGCGCTGGGCGGCGTCTCCTACTTTATTCACGGCCTGCTGCGCATGGAGAGCCTGAAGGCCGACCGCTGTGAAATCCGCGGGCCGGATTTCGCCTGGCGCGGCGAAGCGCTGGTGATCGGCATCGGTAACGGCAAGCAGGCCGGCGGCGGCCAGCAGCTGTGCCCGGATGCGCTGATCAACGACGGCCTGCTGCAGCTGCGGTTGCTGATCGCCGGCGAACTGCTTCCGGCCCTGGTCGCCAGCCTGTTTAATGAAGACGACAACAAGAATATCGTCAGCGCCGCGCTGCCCTGGCTGGAGATCGACGCGCCGCACGAGATGACGTTTAACCTCGACGGCGAACCGCTGAAGGGCAAACATTTCCGCATTGAGGTGCTGCCGAACGCCATTTTGTGCCGCCTGCCGCCTAACTGCCAACTGCTCGGTTAA
- the manD gene encoding D-mannonate dehydratase ManD, translated as MKIINAEVFVTCPGRNFVTLKITTDEGITGLGDATLNGRELSVASYLRDHLCPQLIGRDAHRIEDIWQFFYKGAYWRRGPVTMSAISAIDMALWDIKAKAANMPLYQLLGGASRSGVMVYCHTTGHSIDEVLDDYARHQEMGFKAIRVQCGVPGMKTTYGMAKGKGQAYEPATKGHWPEEQLWSTEKYLDFTPKLFEAVRDRFGFDQHLLHDMHHRLTPIEAARFGKSVEPYRLFWMEDPTPAENQACFRLIRQHTVTPIAVGEVFNSIWDCKQLIEEQLIDYIRTTLTHAGGITGMRRIADFASLYQVRTGSHGPSDLSPVCMAAALHFDLWVPNFGVQEYMGYSEQMLEVFPHSWTFDNGYMHPGDKPGIGIEFDEKLAAKYPYDPAYLPVARLEDGTLWNW; from the coding sequence ATGAAAATTATCAATGCAGAAGTGTTTGTCACCTGCCCCGGCAGGAATTTCGTCACCCTGAAAATCACCACCGACGAAGGGATTACCGGGCTGGGTGACGCCACGCTCAACGGCCGCGAACTGTCGGTCGCCTCCTACCTGCGCGACCACCTGTGTCCGCAGCTGATCGGCCGCGATGCGCACCGGATCGAAGATATCTGGCAGTTCTTTTACAAGGGCGCCTACTGGCGACGCGGCCCGGTGACCATGTCCGCCATTTCCGCCATTGATATGGCGCTGTGGGATATCAAGGCCAAGGCGGCCAATATGCCGCTGTACCAGCTGCTTGGCGGCGCTTCGCGCAGCGGCGTGATGGTCTATTGCCACACCACCGGCCACAGCATCGACGAGGTACTGGACGATTACGCCCGCCACCAGGAAATGGGCTTTAAGGCGATCCGCGTGCAGTGCGGCGTGCCGGGGATGAAAACCACCTACGGCATGGCGAAAGGCAAAGGCCAGGCCTATGAGCCGGCGACCAAAGGCCACTGGCCGGAAGAGCAGCTGTGGTCGACGGAGAAATACCTCGACTTCACCCCGAAGCTGTTTGAGGCGGTGCGCGACAGGTTCGGTTTCGACCAGCATCTGCTGCACGATATGCACCACCGGCTGACGCCTATCGAGGCCGCCCGCTTCGGTAAAAGCGTCGAACCTTACCGCCTGTTCTGGATGGAAGACCCGACGCCGGCGGAAAACCAGGCCTGTTTCCGCCTGATCCGCCAGCACACCGTCACGCCGATCGCCGTCGGCGAAGTGTTCAACAGCATCTGGGACTGCAAGCAACTGATCGAAGAGCAGCTGATCGACTATATCCGCACCACGCTCACCCACGCCGGCGGCATCACCGGTATGCGGCGCATCGCCGATTTCGCCTCGCTGTATCAGGTGCGCACCGGCTCGCACGGCCCTTCCGATCTGTCGCCGGTCTGCATGGCGGCAGCGCTGCACTTCGACCTGTGGGTGCCGAACTTCGGTGTGCAGGAGTATATGGGCTATTCGGAACAGATGCTGGAGGTGTTCCCCCACAGTTGGACCTTCGATAACGGCTATATGCATCCGGGTGACAAGCCGGGCATTGGCATCGAGTTCGACGAAAAGCTGGCGGCCAAATACCCCTACGACCCGGCCTATCTGCCGGTCGCGCGCCTGGAAGACGGCACCCTGTGGAACTGGTAA